The following proteins come from a genomic window of Chlamydiales bacterium:
- the lepA gene encoding translation elongation factor 4, translated as MTYQRKNIRNFSIIAHIDHGKSTIADRLLELTETVNQREMQDQLLDTMDLERERGITIKAHPVTMNYKNEQGELYQLNLIDTPGHVDFTYEVSRSLAACEGALLVIDAGQGIQAQSMANVYLAIEWNLEIIPVINKIDLPGANIEGVKQQIADYIGLSTTHALAVSAKSGIGIHEILDKIIELIPPPKEFEDDNLRALVFDSHYDLYRGVMVYIRLMSGEVKAGTSIQFMATGKTFEVLEVGVFRPKASKTKSLKSGEVGYLIANIKNVKDIKIGDTITDQKHRASHPLPGFKEIQPVVFAGIYPVDTTDFEGLRDALVKLQLNDSALFVEQENSAALGFGFRCGFLGLLHLEIIFERIIREFDVNIITTAPSVLYKVILRNGTTLDIDNPAHFPNPSTIQHVEEPWIKAHIMIPREYLGAVMMLGKDKRGQCLQTETLDANRIVLTYLLPLNEILTDFNDKLKSITKGYGSFNYEFDCYKKGEIIKLEIRVNEEPVDAFSLLLHASKAESKGRVICEKLIKVIPQQLFKIPIQAACGGKIIARETIGALAKNVTAKCYGGDITRKRKLWEKQKKGKKKMKEIGKVSIPQTAFMEVLKSS; from the coding sequence GTGACATATCAACGCAAAAACATCCGCAATTTTTCTATCATTGCCCATATTGACCATGGAAAATCAACCATTGCGGATCGTCTTTTAGAGCTTACAGAAACAGTCAATCAGAGAGAAATGCAAGATCAACTTCTTGATACAATGGATCTTGAAAGAGAACGAGGTATTACTATCAAAGCTCATCCTGTCACAATGAATTATAAGAATGAGCAAGGAGAACTTTATCAACTCAACTTGATCGATACCCCTGGTCATGTCGATTTTACTTATGAAGTGTCTCGTTCTTTAGCAGCATGTGAGGGAGCTTTATTAGTGATTGACGCTGGACAAGGAATACAAGCCCAAAGCATGGCAAATGTCTATCTAGCTATTGAATGGAACCTCGAAATTATTCCTGTGATTAATAAAATTGATCTTCCTGGAGCTAATATAGAAGGAGTCAAACAACAAATTGCAGATTACATTGGATTAAGTACTACTCATGCTCTTGCTGTGTCTGCAAAATCAGGGATTGGAATCCATGAAATTCTAGATAAAATCATTGAACTAATTCCTCCTCCAAAAGAATTTGAAGATGACAATTTACGAGCACTTGTTTTTGATTCTCATTACGATCTCTACCGTGGAGTCATGGTCTATATTCGATTGATGAGTGGTGAGGTTAAGGCAGGGACTTCTATTCAATTTATGGCTACGGGAAAAACTTTTGAAGTCTTAGAAGTAGGTGTCTTTCGCCCTAAAGCATCTAAAACTAAATCACTTAAATCAGGAGAAGTCGGATATCTTATTGCAAATATCAAAAATGTCAAGGATATTAAGATTGGAGATACGATTACAGATCAAAAACATAGAGCTTCTCATCCCCTTCCTGGTTTTAAAGAAATTCAACCGGTGGTTTTTGCAGGAATCTATCCAGTGGATACAACAGATTTTGAAGGATTACGTGATGCTCTTGTTAAGCTTCAACTGAATGACTCAGCACTTTTTGTTGAGCAAGAAAATTCAGCAGCTCTTGGATTTGGTTTCCGTTGTGGCTTTTTGGGTTTACTGCATCTTGAAATTATCTTTGAGCGGATCATACGAGAATTTGATGTTAATATCATTACGACTGCACCTAGTGTACTCTACAAAGTGATCTTAAGAAATGGCACTACTCTTGATATTGATAACCCTGCCCATTTTCCTAATCCATCTACAATTCAACATGTAGAAGAACCTTGGATTAAGGCTCATATTATGATTCCAAGAGAATATTTAGGAGCCGTAATGATGTTAGGGAAAGACAAACGTGGCCAATGCTTACAAACAGAGACTCTTGATGCTAATCGTATTGTTTTAACCTATCTACTCCCTTTAAATGAAATTCTTACTGATTTCAATGATAAACTTAAATCTATTACTAAAGGATACGGTTCCTTCAACTATGAATTTGATTGCTACAAAAAAGGAGAGATTATCAAACTTGAAATCCGTGTAAACGAAGAGCCTGTTGATGCTTTTTCTTTATTATTACATGCTTCTAAAGCTGAAAGCAAAGGTCGGGTGATTTGTGAAAAACTTATAAAAGTCATTCCTCAACAACTTTTTAAAATTCCTATTCAAGCTGCTTGTGGAGGCAAAATTATTGCAAGAGAAACTATTGGTGCTCTTGCAAAAAATGTGACAGCTAAGTGTTATGGAGGAGACATCACACGAAAACGCAAGTTATGGGAGAAACAGAAAAAAGGGAAAAAAAAGATGAAAGAAATCGGTAAAGTTTCTATTCCACAAACTGCTTTTATGGAAGTATTAAAATCTAGTTAA
- a CDS encoding zinc ABC transporter substrate-binding protein: MMQNKIFYKMMNVVFSLIALCFFFIDRGRVFFLKTIWLFSNILITLGLLFLIGCSQHSSVEQTWFKQDGKVKVLTTIAMIHDLVQKVGGDYVCSVPLIRGELDPHSYELVKGDDEKFLTADLIFYNGLGLEHGLSLRQNLEHNPKAIAVANPLLEKTPNSILIIDGEYDPHVWMDVALWVQTVDPIVEALCRKDPTHASYYQQRGQIMIEEMKKTDEEIFNLLQTIPEEKRYLVTSHDAFNYFTLHYLAKPGEKDWALRCEAPEGLAPESQMSVNDIVSIISHVEKYNVPVLFPESNVSRDSLRKIVSAGLKKGLKIRLCSHTLYGDSMGDVGSYLEMILHNAKVIAEELEK, translated from the coding sequence ATGATGCAAAATAAAATTTTTTATAAAATGATGAATGTGGTTTTCTCTCTTATTGCTCTGTGTTTTTTTTTCATAGATAGAGGTCGAGTATTTTTTTTAAAAACTATCTGGTTATTTTCGAATATTTTGATAACATTAGGGTTACTTTTCTTAATAGGATGTTCGCAACATTCATCGGTAGAACAGACTTGGTTTAAACAAGATGGAAAGGTAAAAGTCCTAACAACGATTGCGATGATTCATGATCTTGTTCAGAAGGTTGGAGGTGACTATGTGTGTTCAGTTCCTCTAATTCGTGGAGAACTCGACCCTCATTCCTATGAGCTTGTAAAGGGAGATGATGAAAAATTTTTAACTGCAGATCTTATTTTTTACAATGGACTCGGTTTGGAACACGGACTGAGCTTAAGACAGAATTTAGAACACAATCCAAAAGCAATCGCCGTTGCTAATCCTCTTCTTGAAAAAACTCCTAATTCAATTCTGATTATTGATGGAGAGTATGATCCACATGTTTGGATGGATGTCGCCTTGTGGGTTCAAACGGTTGATCCGATTGTAGAAGCTCTTTGTAGAAAAGATCCGACTCATGCTTCTTACTATCAACAACGTGGTCAAATAATGATTGAGGAGATGAAAAAGACTGACGAAGAGATTTTCAATCTTTTGCAAACAATCCCCGAAGAAAAACGATACTTAGTGACAAGTCATGATGCCTTCAACTACTTTACATTGCATTATCTTGCAAAACCAGGTGAAAAAGATTGGGCGCTACGTTGTGAGGCTCCCGAGGGACTAGCCCCAGAGTCTCAAATGAGCGTGAATGATATTGTTTCAATTATTTCTCATGTCGAAAAGTATAACGTTCCTGTTCTGTTTCCTGAGTCAAACGTTAGCCGCGATTCTTTAAGAAAAATTGTTTCAGCTGGTTTAAAAAAAGGGCTCAAAATTCGCCTTTGTTCCCATACTCTTTACGGTGATTCAATGGGAGATGTCGGTTCTTATCTTGAAATGATCCTTCATAACGCAAAAGTTATTGCGGAGGAGCTAGAAAAATGA
- a CDS encoding iron chelate uptake ABC transporter family permease subunit, whose protein sequence is MIGLNIFIDPVLRAPIIGAMLMCLSASLVGVIVFVRKSSLLGEALSHAAYPGVTGAIVLTGILSLHEIPPFLIFFGAACSSIIGFFLINFLEKKVRVSSDASLCFALAFSFGIGITIASYAQNFYTAHFRQIQNYLYGQVATMTDQHILIYAILAFVVISSITIFYKEILAVSFDGSFAKTSGIASSLINLLFLSLVVAAVVIGIRSVGVILMSAMLIAPAAAARQFTNYLSRIFIISGLFGIFSGYFGTYLSLIFNGIPTGPLIVLISGVIAFYALFFAPERGLFVRYWRALKFRNLQMQENLLKLIWRISMEGRKKLSFVSIFREQGASFFQTYLLLLRLRLHRWLEKNGSDYQLTILGINKSRQIIRLHRLWEVYLVNALGLGVERVHKSAEEMEHILTPELERELTKFLDDPKYDPHDQPIPSGQEVIDHG, encoded by the coding sequence ATGATTGGGTTAAATATTTTTATCGATCCTGTTCTTCGTGCTCCCATTATTGGTGCAATGCTTATGTGTCTTTCTGCTTCTTTAGTTGGAGTGATTGTTTTTGTACGAAAAAGCTCTTTACTTGGGGAGGCGCTTTCTCATGCTGCCTATCCTGGCGTTACAGGAGCTATTGTATTAACTGGAATTTTATCTTTACATGAAATTCCTCCATTTTTGATCTTCTTTGGAGCTGCTTGTTCTTCTATAATTGGATTTTTTTTAATCAATTTTTTAGAAAAGAAAGTTAGAGTCTCTAGTGATGCATCTCTTTGTTTTGCTCTTGCTTTTTCTTTTGGAATTGGGATTACAATCGCAAGTTATGCTCAGAATTTCTATACCGCTCATTTTCGTCAAATCCAAAATTATCTTTATGGTCAGGTCGCAACAATGACAGATCAACATATTCTTATCTATGCAATACTTGCTTTTGTTGTCATCAGTTCAATTACGATTTTTTATAAAGAAATTCTTGCTGTTTCGTTTGATGGTTCTTTTGCTAAGACTTCGGGTATTGCATCTAGTTTGATTAATCTACTTTTTCTCTCTCTCGTAGTTGCTGCAGTGGTCATTGGAATTAGAAGTGTTGGTGTCATTCTTATGTCAGCAATGTTGATTGCTCCAGCAGCAGCAGCAAGACAATTTACAAACTATTTGTCCCGTATTTTTATTATCTCAGGCCTTTTTGGTATATTTAGTGGTTATTTTGGAACCTATCTTTCTTTAATTTTTAATGGAATACCTACTGGTCCTCTGATTGTTTTGATTTCTGGCGTCATTGCTTTTTATGCACTTTTTTTTGCTCCTGAAAGAGGATTATTCGTGCGCTATTGGCGAGCTTTAAAGTTTCGCAATCTCCAAATGCAGGAGAATTTGCTGAAATTAATTTGGAGAATAAGTATGGAGGGTAGGAAGAAGCTTTCATTTGTGTCGATTTTTAGAGAACAAGGAGCCTCTTTTTTTCAAACTTATTTACTTCTTCTTCGATTGCGTTTGCATCGTTGGTTAGAAAAAAATGGTTCGGATTATCAACTAACAATATTAGGCATAAACAAGAGTCGGCAAATTATTCGTCTTCATCGACTATGGGAGGTTTATCTTGTAAATGCCTTAGGACTTGGTGTGGAACGTGTTCATAAAAGTGCTGAAGAAATGGAACACATCCTTACCCCTGAGCTCGAGCGCGAACTGACTAAATTCTTAGATGATCCTAAGTATGATCCCCATGATCAACCAATCCCTTCAGGTCAAGAGGTAATAGATCATGGTTAA
- a CDS encoding DoxX family protein: protein MANTQPILGTREQVHEGNNKQLIENFSRFDLHSSECQPTDSTGMMRSQKAVLVTIIALGIIFFAAGLMLYGIQQGWMGAGFERLPFLANFTQHHAIVIMVIGGVTILSGAMTYFFLSRVYQKEEKKSEKVQLEQGMNRESPREVQQCSQNNNSTIHE from the coding sequence ATGGCGAATACACAGCCAATCCTTGGAACAAGGGAACAAGTACATGAAGGAAATAACAAACAATTGATAGAAAATTTCTCTAGATTTGATTTGCACTCTTCGGAATGTCAACCTACTGATTCGACAGGAATGATGAGAAGTCAGAAAGCAGTCTTGGTTACTATCATCGCATTAGGAATTATTTTCTTTGCTGCTGGGTTAATGTTATATGGTATTCAACAAGGATGGATGGGAGCTGGATTTGAGCGGCTACCATTTTTAGCAAATTTTACTCAGCACCACGCGATTGTAATTATGGTTATAGGAGGAGTGACAATTCTTTCTGGAGCGATGACTTATTTTTTTCTATCACGTGTTTATCAGAAAGAAGAAAAAAAATCTGAAAAAGTCCAATTAGAACAAGGGATGAATCGCGAGTCTCCAAGAGAGGTTCAACAATGTTCACAGAATAATAACAGTACTATTCATGAGTAG
- the gnd gene encoding decarboxylating NADP(+)-dependent phosphogluconate dehydrogenase, translating into MTQADIGLIGLAVMGQNLVLNMNDHGYKVAVYNRTTSKVEDFLTGPAKMTNIMGTKTLEEFVSKLKSPRRVMLMVKAGDPVDKFIALLEPLLENGDIIIDGGNSHFPDTNRRCEYLRKKGIYFIGTGISGGEEGARHGPSIMPGGDPEAWPHVKKIFQDIAAKVENGEPCCQWVGEGGAGHYVKMVHNGIEYGDIQLICESYALMKNLLDISAEEIGDIFEDWNKRELNSYLIEIASHIFRTRDQDGHFLLDKILDVAGQKGTGKWTAINSVEMGMPVTLIGEAVFARCLSALKEERVIASKKLPASVKKFKGNKQLFINDIFHGLYASKMISYAQGYMLMQEASKNYRWNLNYGGVALMWRGGCIIRSIFLEKIKRAFDKNPYLHNLLLDDFFSNEILKCQEGWRNVISEAAQCGVPVPCLSTALSFYDGYRSDRLPANLLQALRDYFGAHTYERIDKPRGEFCHTNWTGTGGKMSASSYSV; encoded by the coding sequence ATGACGCAAGCAGATATTGGTTTGATTGGTTTAGCTGTGATGGGACAAAATCTTGTATTAAATATGAATGATCATGGCTATAAAGTGGCAGTATATAATCGTACAACTTCTAAAGTGGAGGATTTTTTAACTGGTCCCGCAAAAATGACAAACATTATGGGGACAAAAACACTTGAGGAATTTGTTTCTAAATTGAAATCTCCTCGTCGTGTCATGCTCATGGTAAAAGCTGGAGATCCAGTTGATAAATTTATTGCCCTTCTTGAACCACTTCTAGAAAATGGGGATATTATTATTGATGGAGGGAATAGTCACTTTCCAGATACCAATAGACGATGCGAGTACTTAAGAAAAAAAGGAATCTATTTTATTGGTACCGGAATTTCAGGTGGTGAGGAAGGAGCACGCCATGGTCCTTCAATTATGCCAGGTGGAGATCCAGAAGCTTGGCCACATGTCAAAAAGATTTTTCAAGATATTGCAGCAAAAGTCGAAAATGGAGAACCATGTTGTCAGTGGGTCGGAGAAGGAGGAGCAGGTCATTATGTGAAAATGGTGCATAATGGGATTGAATATGGAGATATTCAGTTGATTTGTGAATCCTATGCATTAATGAAAAATCTTTTAGATATTTCAGCTGAAGAGATTGGGGATATTTTTGAAGATTGGAATAAACGAGAGCTTAACAGCTATCTTATTGAAATTGCTAGTCATATCTTTCGTACTCGTGATCAAGATGGCCATTTTCTTTTGGATAAAATTCTTGACGTTGCTGGTCAGAAAGGGACAGGAAAGTGGACAGCGATTAATTCTGTTGAAATGGGTATGCCAGTGACATTAATTGGAGAGGCAGTTTTTGCTCGCTGTCTTTCAGCTTTGAAAGAAGAGCGTGTGATTGCCAGCAAAAAATTACCAGCCTCAGTCAAAAAATTCAAAGGGAATAAGCAGCTATTCATCAATGATATTTTTCATGGGCTCTATGCTTCTAAGATGATCAGCTATGCGCAAGGTTATATGCTAATGCAAGAAGCCTCGAAAAATTATCGTTGGAATTTGAACTATGGAGGGGTTGCTCTAATGTGGAGAGGAGGGTGTATTATTCGAAGCATTTTTCTAGAAAAAATCAAAAGAGCTTTTGATAAAAACCCTTATCTTCATAATCTTCTTCTTGATGACTTTTTTTCAAATGAAATCCTGAAATGCCAGGAAGGATGGAGAAATGTGATTTCAGAGGCAGCACAATGTGGAGTTCCGGTTCCATGTTTAAGTACAGCTCTATCATTTTACGATGGCTATCGTTCTGATCGCTTGCCAGCTAATCTTCTTCAGGCGTTGCGGGATTATTTTGGTGCTCATACCTACGAGCGTATTGACAAGCCCCGCGGTGAATTTTGTCATACAAACTGGACAGGTACTGGAGGTAAGATGAGTGCTTCTTCCTATTCAGTATAA
- a CDS encoding NTP/NDP exchange transporter, producing the protein MSNNKEFGKLRAFFWPVHAFELKKVLPMFLMFFCISFNYTILRDTKDTLIVTAPGSGAEAIPFIKVWLVVPFAILFMIIYAKLSNILSKQKLFYAVTTPFLIFFALFALLLYPNKDLIHPTELADRLQAILPQGLMGLVAIFRNWTYALFYVLAELWGSVMLSLMFWGFANDITRVGEAKRFYALFGIGANIALLCSGPAIVLVSDIRRHIPEGIDAWGISLNLLMGMVVCSGILILATYWWINRYVLTDARFYQQNEEKAKKKDKPKMNLKESFVYLAKSPYILCLAILVISYGIAINIVEVTWKSQLKLQYPNSNDYSTFMGFFSTITGAITVLMMLFVGGNVIRRFGWGKAALVTPVVLFVTGSIFFSLVIFRDNLSGAIAAFGTTPLMLAVVVGMIQNIMSKSCKYSLFDPTKEMAYIPLDQEQKVKGKAAIDVVAARVGKSGGSLVQQGLLVTFGTIGAITPYLGVILGITIIGWIIAGRSLNKQFLQLTTEKPEEENSNLEPQTAKVLSS; encoded by the coding sequence ATGTCAAATAATAAAGAATTTGGAAAATTGCGAGCTTTTTTCTGGCCAGTCCATGCTTTTGAATTAAAAAAAGTTTTGCCAATGTTTCTCATGTTTTTCTGTATTTCTTTTAATTACACAATTTTACGAGACACAAAAGATACGCTTATTGTTACAGCGCCAGGTTCAGGAGCAGAGGCTATTCCTTTTATTAAAGTTTGGTTAGTGGTGCCTTTTGCAATTTTATTTATGATCATCTATGCTAAACTTAGTAATATCCTCAGCAAACAGAAGTTGTTTTATGCTGTTACCACACCATTTCTAATCTTTTTTGCCTTATTTGCTTTACTTCTTTATCCAAATAAAGATCTTATTCACCCAACTGAATTAGCTGATAGACTCCAAGCCATCTTACCTCAAGGGTTAATGGGACTAGTAGCCATTTTTCGCAATTGGACTTATGCATTATTTTATGTTTTAGCTGAGCTTTGGGGAAGTGTGATGCTCTCTCTTATGTTTTGGGGTTTTGCTAATGATATCACAAGAGTTGGTGAGGCAAAACGGTTTTATGCACTTTTTGGGATTGGTGCAAATATTGCTCTACTTTGTTCGGGTCCTGCCATTGTTCTTGTTTCGGATATTCGTCGCCATATTCCAGAAGGCATTGATGCTTGGGGAATTTCATTAAACCTCTTAATGGGAATGGTTGTATGTTCTGGGATTTTAATATTAGCGACCTATTGGTGGATTAATCGCTATGTATTAACAGATGCACGTTTTTATCAGCAAAATGAAGAAAAAGCGAAAAAGAAAGACAAACCTAAAATGAATCTTAAAGAAAGTTTTGTTTATCTTGCGAAATCTCCTTACATTCTTTGTTTAGCAATTCTTGTGATTTCTTATGGAATTGCAATTAATATTGTTGAAGTCACTTGGAAAAGCCAATTAAAGCTTCAATACCCTAATTCAAATGACTACAGTACATTTATGGGATTTTTCTCTACAATTACAGGAGCAATTACCGTCTTAATGATGCTCTTTGTTGGAGGTAATGTCATCCGTCGATTTGGTTGGGGAAAAGCAGCTCTTGTGACACCAGTTGTCTTATTTGTTACAGGGAGTATATTTTTCTCTCTTGTGATTTTTCGAGACAACCTAAGTGGTGCAATTGCTGCTTTTGGTACCACTCCTTTAATGCTAGCTGTTGTAGTAGGAATGATTCAAAATATTATGAGTAAGTCTTGTAAATATTCTCTTTTTGATCCTACAAAAGAAATGGCTTATATTCCTCTTGATCAAGAACAAAAAGTAAAAGGTAAAGCAGCTATTGATGTGGTTGCGGCTAGAGTTGGTAAATCAGGTGGTTCCTTAGTTCAGCAAGGTCTTCTTGTAACCTTTGGAACAATTGGCGCTATTACACCTTATCTAGGTGTGATCTTAGGCATTACAATTATTGGTTGGATCATTGCAGGACGTTCATTAAATAAGCAATTTCTTCAACTTACTACGGAAAAACCAGAAGAAGAAAACAGTAATTTAGAGCCTCAAACGGCAAAAGTTTTGTCTTCCTAA
- a CDS encoding metal ABC transporter permease, translating to MVNPYYGQDFIGFFALFFHRLWRFLCGNLPLDHLATDEIQIVTLATVATSGALVGTFLVLRRMTMLANALSHTILVGIVAAYLIIRLFVCDPNPSAPLSIPILLLAAFLTGIMTTFLTEFLTRVMKLQEDASIGLIFSILFALGIVFVTIFTRNVHIGTELVMGNTDALQKSDIRGVIAILVLNIACFFLLFHGFKITTFDPQLARALGFSPILFNYLLMMQTSATAIGGFRAVGVLMILAFFIMPTLTARLLTHKLSTLICLSIVIGVLASLIGVAFSRHFFTMQGVGLSTGGIVVTLMGTFYLLLIIFQQTKHYFLMKG from the coding sequence ATGGTTAATCCTTATTATGGGCAAGATTTTATTGGGTTTTTTGCTCTTTTTTTTCACCGTTTATGGAGGTTTTTATGTGGCAACCTTCCTTTAGATCATCTTGCAACGGATGAAATACAAATTGTGACCCTTGCTACAGTCGCAACTTCAGGAGCTCTTGTCGGGACCTTTTTGGTTTTAAGACGAATGACAATGTTAGCCAATGCTCTTTCTCATACGATTTTAGTGGGGATTGTTGCTGCTTATCTTATCATTCGTTTATTTGTATGCGATCCAAACCCCTCTGCTCCTCTTTCAATTCCTATTCTTTTATTAGCAGCTTTTTTAACTGGGATCATGACTACATTTCTTACTGAATTTTTAACTAGAGTCATGAAATTACAAGAGGATGCGAGTATTGGTTTGATTTTTTCCATTCTGTTTGCTTTGGGGATAGTATTCGTTACAATATTTACTCGCAATGTGCACATTGGAACTGAGCTTGTAATGGGAAATACGGATGCGCTTCAGAAAAGTGATATTCGAGGAGTCATTGCAATTTTAGTTTTGAACATAGCCTGTTTTTTTCTTTTATTTCATGGTTTTAAAATTACCACGTTTGATCCACAACTTGCGCGAGCTTTGGGGTTTTCACCAATACTGTTTAATTATTTATTAATGATGCAAACTTCGGCAACAGCAATTGGAGGGTTTCGCGCAGTTGGGGTTCTAATGATTCTTGCATTTTTTATCATGCCTACTCTTACTGCCCGCTTACTTACACATAAACTCTCAACTCTGATTTGTCTTAGTATAGTGATTGGGGTTCTAGCCTCTCTCATTGGAGTGGCCTTTTCTCGTCATTTTTTTACCATGCAAGGGGTAGGTTTATCAACAGGAGGCATTGTAGTTACACTCATGGGAACTTTTTATCTTCTACTGATTATCTTTCAACAAACAAAACATTACTTTTTAATGAAGGGATAG
- a CDS encoding ABC transporter ATP-binding protein, with protein MSESALIVQQLSVNYEKTPVLWDLSFAIPQGKLVAIIGPNGAGKSTLLKTALGLVKPITGQAMFFGAPLKKVRERVSYVPQRESVDWDFPITVFDLVLMGRYGKLGVFKRPSHKDREDVKKYLLMVGLEPFANRQISQLSGGQQQRAFLARALIQEADLYLMDEPFTGIDVSSTKTIIGILKQLRDHGKTLLVVHHDLNSVSQIFDWVVLLNVSLVGVGSVASVFHPDMIQKTYGRETLFFDEATKISQEKSHGFATS; from the coding sequence ATGAGTGAATCAGCTTTGATTGTGCAACAGTTATCTGTTAATTATGAAAAAACTCCTGTTTTATGGGATCTATCTTTTGCTATTCCTCAAGGGAAGCTTGTTGCAATTATTGGGCCTAATGGGGCAGGTAAAAGTACATTATTAAAAACTGCTCTTGGTCTAGTCAAACCTATTACAGGGCAAGCTATGTTTTTTGGAGCTCCACTTAAAAAAGTACGCGAGCGTGTCTCTTATGTTCCTCAACGTGAATCAGTAGATTGGGATTTTCCTATTACTGTGTTTGACCTAGTACTTATGGGACGTTATGGGAAGCTTGGGGTTTTTAAACGTCCTTCGCATAAAGATCGTGAAGATGTAAAAAAATATCTCCTTATGGTTGGTCTTGAGCCTTTTGCAAATCGTCAAATTAGTCAGCTTTCTGGAGGTCAACAGCAGAGAGCTTTTTTGGCTCGTGCTTTAATCCAAGAGGCTGATTTATATCTGATGGATGAACCCTTTACCGGGATTGATGTTTCATCAACAAAGACAATTATTGGAATTCTAAAACAGTTACGTGATCATGGAAAGACACTGTTAGTTGTTCACCATGATCTTAATTCTGTGAGTCAGATTTTTGATTGGGTAGTGTTATTGAATGTTTCTCTGGTTGGAGTAGGAAGTGTAGCATCCGTTTTTCATCCTGATATGATTCAGAAGACCTATGGAAGAGAGACACTGTTTTTTGATGAAGCCACAAAAATCTCCCAAGAAAAAAGCCATGGATTTGCGACATCATGA
- the dxr gene encoding 1-deoxy-D-xylulose-5-phosphate reductoisomerase — MKKIALFGSTGSIGTTTLKIVERFPDLFDISVLAAHSNIDLLTLQILKFHPKLVVLFDEKKSAELKARFPKQKILFGEEGLLEAAVHPLVDFVVMAIVGTAALKPTVYALEAGKTVGLASKEVMVAAGELISQIIKKTNSLLLPIDSEHSAIFQCLEGKNIADVERLILTASGGPFFNHTKEQLSKITVEEALVHPNWNMGPKITIDSSNLINKGLEKIEARWLFNIPGEKIEVVIHPQSIVHSFVEFIDGSLLAQISEPNMIYPIQYALTYPERKSKILPPFDFFKNNNLQFFPPDHEKFPALSLVEEALRMGGSAPCYLNAANEVLVHLFLRGKIAWLEILQKLENLLSAHRITYPKTIEAVLMVDQEARSEALAIKK; from the coding sequence ATGAAAAAAATTGCTTTATTTGGAAGCACAGGTTCAATTGGGACAACTACCTTAAAGATTGTTGAGCGTTTCCCAGATTTATTTGATATTTCTGTTCTGGCTGCTCATAGCAATATTGATCTTTTGACATTACAAATCCTAAAATTTCATCCGAAGCTAGTTGTTCTATTTGATGAAAAAAAATCTGCTGAGTTAAAAGCACGTTTTCCAAAACAGAAGATTCTTTTCGGAGAAGAAGGATTGCTAGAAGCAGCTGTTCATCCTCTAGTTGATTTTGTTGTGATGGCGATTGTTGGTACTGCTGCTCTTAAACCTACAGTCTATGCTCTAGAAGCAGGAAAAACAGTTGGATTAGCAAGTAAAGAAGTGATGGTAGCTGCTGGTGAATTGATCAGCCAAATCATAAAAAAAACAAATTCTCTTCTTTTACCCATTGATAGTGAGCATAGTGCAATTTTTCAATGTCTAGAAGGAAAGAACATAGCAGATGTTGAGCGTCTCATTCTCACTGCTTCAGGAGGACCATTCTTCAACCATACAAAAGAACAACTCTCAAAAATAACTGTTGAAGAGGCATTGGTACACCCAAACTGGAATATGGGTCCTAAGATCACAATTGACTCTTCAAATTTGATTAACAAGGGATTAGAAAAAATTGAAGCACGTTGGTTATTCAATATACCCGGGGAAAAAATTGAAGTTGTTATCCATCCTCAAAGCATTGTTCATAGTTTTGTTGAATTTATAGATGGATCATTATTGGCTCAAATCAGTGAACCAAATATGATTTATCCAATTCAATACGCATTGACTTATCCGGAAAGAAAAAGTAAAATTCTGCCTCCTTTTGATTTTTTTAAAAATAACAACCTGCAATTTTTTCCTCCAGATCATGAAAAATTCCCCGCGCTCTCTCTTGTGGAAGAAGCTTTGCGTATGGGAGGAAGTGCTCCTTGTTATTTGAATGCTGCTAATGAAGTTTTAGTTCATCTTTTTTTGAGGGGAAAAATTGCTTGGTTAGAAATTTTGCAAAAATTAGAAAACTTGTTAAGTGCACACCGTATTACCTATCCTAAAACCATTGAAGCTGTTTTAATGGTTGATCAGGAAGCACGAAGTGAGGCTTTGGCCATAAAAAAATAA